A genomic stretch from Mya arenaria isolate MELC-2E11 chromosome 10, ASM2691426v1 includes:
- the LOC128206644 gene encoding uncharacterized protein LOC128206644 produces the protein MAIKIMSPTIEEFDPKAAIAEWMTSTPSGQTRCVGERIKQPARPKEVITHADSDLDQADEMDQADEMADTSSQSTSEIQSTTTSLVQEKMMYDGDDSDGESDCEMSGDLVFSLLMEYSRD, from the exons ATGGCTATCAAGATCATGTCTCCAACCATCGAAGAGTTCGACCCTAAAGCAGCCATCGCTGAATGGATG ACCTCAACTCCATCTGGCCAGACGAGATGTGTAGGAGAGCGTATAAAGCAGCCTGCCAGACCCAAGGAGGTCATCACCCATGCAGACTCTGATCTCGACCAGGCAGATGAGATGGACCAGGCAGACGAGATGGCAGACACAAGCTCTCAAAGTACCAGTGAAATCCAG TCAACTACGACATCGCTGGTGCAAGAGAAGATGATGTATGATGGAGACGATAGTGACGGAGAAAGCGACTGCGAGATGTCAGGAGACCTTGTGTTTTCATTGTTGATGGAATACAGTAGAGATTAA